The segment TGAAACAGTAACACTTGTtatctcgaagatagacacaaaaaggaataggtggcgtttcggattgagacccttctttaggctagtctccccctccacctatttttcttcctctggcttcacaattcgcacctcgTCTAtatttatctcacaccttttgtcttttcatctccggctTTTGCCCAATCATCTGCTATCATAGAAAACGTAGaaaaaacatggaaaaataggtgcaggagtaggccattcggcacttcgagccagcaccgccattcaagatgatcatgggtgatcttctaaaatcagtaccctgttcctgctttttccccatatcccttgattcctttagtgctaagagctaaatctaactcttgaaaacatccagtgaattgacctccaacgccttcagtggcagagaattccacagattcacaactatttgggtgaagaagtttttcctcatctcagtcctgtggCCTACCCCCAAAACACCCCTTACCCCTCTtgtttagtacagatgtcagaggtcagggggagaaggcaggagaatggggttaggagggagaaatagatcagccatgattgaatggcagagtagacttgatgggctacatggcctaattctactcctatcacttatgacatgacccctatccacctatcacttgccagcctttgccctgttccagcttcctccacccccccccccccactacaatctgtctgaagaagggtcccatcccaaaacatcacctatccagagatgctgcccagacccgttgaattactccagcacttcttggATGAAATAGATCATGTTATACTTTGTCAATGAAGAATGGAAGAGCTATTGCTGGTATCCTGAGACTGTAAAAATTGTGATCGAAAATCCAAgtcttccttcagtctgaagaagggccgtgACCCGAGACAccatctgtccaatccctccacaaatgctccaTGGCCcaaagtctttagactttagactttagagatacagtatgttgaaaggctggagcgattgggcttgtatacactggaatttagaaggatgaggggggatcttattgaaacatataagataattaggggattggacacattagaggcaggaaacatgttcccaatgttgggggagtccagaacaaggggccacagtttaagaataaggggtaggccatttagaacggagatgaggaagaactttttcagtcagagagtggtgaaggtgtggaattctctgcctcagaaggcagtggaggccagttcgttggatgctttcaagagagagctggatagagctcttaaggatagcggagtgagggggtatggggagaaggcaggaacggggtactgattgagagtgatcagccatgatcgcattgaatggcggtgctggctcgaagggctgaatggcctactcctgcacctattgtcaattgtctgtcatggggtactgacatggatagaaaattggttgacagacagaaagcaaagagtggggataaatgggtccctttcggaatggcaggcagtgaccagtggggtaccgcaaggttcggtgctgggaccccagctatttacgatatacattaatgacttggacgaagggattaaaagtaccattagcaaatttgcagatgatactaagttggggggtagtgtgaattgtgaggaagatgcaataaggctgcagggtgacttggacaggttgtgtgagtgggcggatacatggcagatgcagtttaatgtagataagtgtgaggttattcactttggaagtaagaatagaaaggcagattattatctgaatggtgtcaagttaggaggagggggagttcaacgagatctgggtgtcctagtgcatcagtcaatgaaaggaagcatgcaggtacagcaggcagtgaagaaagccaatggaatgttggccttcgtaacaagaggagttgagtataggagcaaagaggtccttctacagttgtaccgggccctggtgagaccgcacctggagtactgtgtgcagttttggtctccaaatttgaggaaggatattcttgctatggagggcgtgcagcgtaggttcactaggttaattcccggaatggcgggactgtcgtatgttgaaaggctggagcgattgggcttgtatacactggaatttagaaggatgaggggggatcttattgaaacatataagataattaggggattggacacattagaggcagataacatgttcccaatgttgggagagtccagaacaaggggccacagtctaagaataaggggtaggccatttagaatggagatgaggaagaactttttcagtcagagagtggtgaaggtgtggaattctctgcctcagaaggcagtggaggccagttcgttggatgctttcaagagagagctggatagagctcttaaggatagcggagtgagggggtatggggagaaggcaggaacggggtactgattgagagtgatcagccatgatcgcattgaatggcggtgctggctcgaagggctgaatggcctactcctgcacctattgtctattgtctattgtctattgtctaacagggccttctgcccacaataagacccttccgcccacaataaggtccttcagcccaccataagGCACCTTCAGatcttcaataaggtcacccctcagtctcctacactaCAAAAAGAAAGAGTTCCagtttgaagtgtagatggagtcgatgatggggtgtctggtctgtgtgatgaactaGACCACATCCACCGTTCACTGCAATTTTTTTGTAGTCTTGGGCAGATAACAATGCTTGGGAAATTGTGCCTTAAAACATATGTTTAATTGTGGGAATATAAATTTAGGTCATGAAGCAGTTTAAGTAAAAAGCAGAGGAATGGTGAGTAAAAACTAGTCAAGTTTCACTTTCAAAATCCAGAGGTAAAAAACACCTCAGGCTTTTAAACCCTTAACGAGATAGGAGACTGTTACATAACACCTCAGCCTCAGCAAAGAAGGAAGAGAATTGATCTCAAATCCAAATAATGGGATCAGTTTCTATGGTGTCATAAAACAGATGGCATCCATGTTGAAGTTTGAAAACTTGGAGCCAGAGGGTCATGAtcatgtgcagcacagaaacagtttaTGTGCAGGAATGAACCGCaaaagctggtttacaccaaagatagacacagaatgctggagtaactcagcgggccatgcagcatctctggcgaaaaggggtaggtgacatttcagatcgagaccattcttcagacagagagggaaactagaggtatgaaaaggtgcaaagaactAATGATTGaatggtatgaaaagaacaaatcagagccggcaccaatgacctaggaaaggtggagtccacatggcccattgttggttgtggatgaggtgataacgaagagataTGAACAGTGAGAGacaaatttagcttagtttatcattgtcacgtgtactgaggtacagcaaaaagctttttgttgcatgctatccagccagtgaaAAGATAGACTCAGACCAGTGaaaagggaagaaatgggtgcaagtGTAAGTTGGATGTAGGGAATAGGGGGGCGAGGAAGCCAGGCAGGATtatttgtgtgaagaagggtcccgacccaaaatgtcacctatccattttctccagagatgctgcctgacccgctgagttactccagcactttgtgtctgtttttgtaaactggcatctgtaaTTTCTCGtttagacttgagactttagagatacagtgcggaaagaggcctTTTGGTCTACCAAGTCCGCTCTGACAAAAGATCACCCCGTGCAATTgacctatcctacacattagggacaaccagcacgtctttggagtgtgggaggaaaccggagcacccggagaaaacccatgtggtcacagggagaacgtacaaactccgtacagtcgggatcgaacctgggtctctggtgctgtaaggcaacaaccttacagcaccagacactgcCTCGCCTTGTGTCGACATTGGACTGAGGGAGTGTTGCAGTGAGGAAGGTGTTTGGTCAGAACAGTGTCTGTGACTTGGCTGCTCTCTCTCCTACATTATTGATGCCAGGGGCCATACATCAGAAACATCCATCTCATTGGGGTGAGAGTGGTTTGTGTCCCCATGAGGGTTTGATAGGCGCTATATCAATGCAATTCCTTTtcttataaatataaaaatatctATATAGAATGTGAAaaaagggatgcaatgctgaggcttttaAGGcagtggtcagaccgcatttggaatattgtgaacagggATCTGAGGAGGGAAGGACTTGTgtaggagagggtccagaggagatttacgagaatgatctcgaggatgattgggttaacatatgatgagtgcttGATGGCACTtggactgtactcgctggagtttagaaggatgaggggggacctcattgaaacctactgaatagtgaaaggcctggatagagtgaatgtcaaGTGGATTTTTAtattaatgggagagtctaggacgagaggccatagcctcagaataaaaggacgtacctttaaaaatgaaatgaggaggaatttctttagtcagagggtggagaatctgtggaattcattgccacagatggctgtggaggtcgtcaatggatattttaaaggcggagattggcagattcttgattagtaaagggtctgtcccacttaggcgattttttagacgactgccggcgactgtcatagacgtagcaggtcgccaaaaaacctacgactggacccccctacgacaatgtctatgacaagctacaacaacctaccacctagtcgacgtcaagctgcgGCAAGCTACcaaaaaccggcgacccaatggtcgcgagtaggacgtccacccacgaccgcacctacgataaCCTACGACCACAACCTACgataaccaaagtcaacctacatccaccccgcgacaagctacgactagctatgaccctgtcggagacaactgaagacaattcacatcattttggcctccaaaacaatggaatcacccagtttccctataaaagggggtgtatggtagggtttccaatcattctgcatcatgactgtttgaaagtgatgccatgagacactactctgaaatacaataacttcatacatcaatttgccGTCAAAACGTCAAGCATTTccattattgatattgaaacgaacaaaagttttaacaacaaaaaaagttgatAAGaatatacaacagtgcatacaaaaatattataATCACATAACATTTGCATATATGTATTGTGTTTCAATTATTTATGTCCTCCCAAACCCCAAGGAGGGTCGCTgagtttcaataaacttcaaatttcaagctttaaaataataaattcaaACATAAGACAAGTACAAAAACATACAAGActaaacatcatttatggacatgaacacattacactgatgggtaatcaGATAAAAATCTCAAACTCAAGCCCCCACTTGCGGCCTGGGTCTCTGTTCAGGGGGTACCCCCCGGTGGAtggaggaccgagatgagaaagttttttttcacacagagagtggtgaatctgtggaattctctgccacagaaggtagttgaggccagttcattggctatatttaagagggagttagatgtggcccttgtggctaaagggatcagggggtatggagagaaggcaggtacgggatactgagttggatgatcagccatgatcatattgaatggcggtgcaggctcgaagggccgaatggcctactcctgcacctattttctatgtttctatgtttctatgtgtcactGGGGTGCAGGTGTGGGTGTGTCAAGGCTGGGGTAGTCTGTGAATGCAGCTGAGTGCGCAACAAAGCCACTAGATCTTGCAGGCTACAAGGCAGGGTATGCCTGCTGTGATGGTGTTGATGTAGCCTGTCGCTGCTGTATCTGTGAGTATGGCATCACTGGTGGTGACATCAGTGGCGGTCCCATCGGTGACTGTGGCTGCAACACAGATACATATCAATATTAAGTGGAAGGCAAATAAATCAAAACTTTTAACAAGCTGTGTGTGACAAAGAATTTCAAGTCCAATTCACAAAAGGTACTATAAAATGAGACACCTGGTGAGCGTGCTGATGTGGTGGGCCCGTCAGTGGCATCAgttgtggtggtcccatcagtcccatttgTGCCTGTCCCATCTGCTGCTGTCCCATGTGTCCCATCTGCTGCAGAGTCTGCAACGCACACGAATTCATTGTGAATATTTCgtacaaaaatataaattttacGGTCAAATATTAAAGTAAAATGTCCCCGAAATTCCGCAAAAACTACTTAAAATATTTACCGGCTGGGAGAAGTTATTGGGCATCGTCATGGCAGCGATGGTGTAGTTGGACCACACGttctctggaatcttgagcagctcATTCTTTAAGAATCCCAGGAAGGTGTCACCAGCCCTCTCGTGTGGTGTCTGGGCCTTTCTGGCCTCCCTGGCCTCTGTTGCTTGTTGCATGAGCTGCAACATAAATGAGTCTGTTTACTCAAGCTAGCAATAACAAAATAAAAAAGGAgaaggtggatggatggatggatgagaagAGAAATCTGCCAAAAATTTCCCCCAAAATACTTGCCGCCTTGATCAGCTCCTGCGgacttgcctctctctctctcctctacctGATTTGCTGTTGTGGTGGAGCCTGCAGTGGAGCTGCCAGTGGTCCTGCTCCTCCTGCTGTGCTGCTGACTGGTGGATGGAGTGGATCCAGAGGTTCCCTCAAGTGGATCCAACTCCTGTTCACTCGACACACTGGGCAGTGGCTTCTTCTTGTCAAACTGGAAGGAAAAAAATGTGTTTTACAAACTTTCAAGACCACCAGGTCATGGCAAGCAAGATGACAATCAAATGACCAATTTCACAATAACTATTTTGTAATAATTACTTTCTTGGTGCTCCGTCTAGTCTCAACGCGTACTATATGTGAATTGATAAAGCCCCATTTGTCGATGATCCACTGCTGCCCTCTCGGTCAATGTTTTGCCACCAGACCCTAACTTGCTCACAATCTGAGACAGCTTGCCACATCTTGCTCTCTGGCTTTTGAACCACATACAGAGTTGGGCGTCtgtaaaacaaataaataaataaagaccaGTGTGAATTGCCTGCCTGCATGAGAATGGAAGAGCTACTGCTAGAAACTTGCAAGTTTTTACAGACTGTACATGTTAACACATATGAAATAAAATACACAGAAAAAAAATACATACCCAAAAAATTCAAAATGCAACAGGTAGGCAAAATGTACAAGCAAACTTGCTGGCGGCTTATGGCACCATTCAATAACCACAATTTCATGTCATGGCAAACAGGATGACAAACACATTTTTCTTTTCATTATATTTATTCTGGATAAGGAGACAGCAGCTGCCACACAACATGAAGTTGGTACTTACAGGTGCAGTCAGGGAACTCCCTGGCCTTGGTGTTCTTCCCGggcttgttcctgtactgttgGTAGTTCTTGTCATACAACTCTGGGTATGACTGATACCACTCGACCAGCTCTCCTTCTTGTTCCCTACTGAACTCGTAAGGAACCTCATTGGGTCTCCTGACAATTGAGGCATCAGTGTCCTGAGCATCATCTGATGCTGAGTCTgggtcagcagcagcagcagcagtacctGGAGTCTTGGCAGGGAGGCTAGTCCGGGCTGGGTTGGTGGTGGGGACAAGGGCCACCTCTCTGGTCTCCTCCTCCTGGGTCCCCTCAGTCTCCACCTGCCTGGTaggtgggtgtgggggttggACCCTGCCCTTGGGCTGCCCCTTCCTTCCCCTTGGAGCCATGTTGCACTGCTCGATGCCTAATGTCCACAACAGAAAACGCACAACGTCCACGCACTATAGTGGCCTGACCACGGGCGTTTCCCATGTTGACGCCACTGACGTAGCCTG is part of the Rhinoraja longicauda isolate Sanriku21f chromosome 6, sRhiLon1.1, whole genome shotgun sequence genome and harbors:
- the LOC144594706 gene encoding uncharacterized protein LOC144594706 — encoded protein: MQQATEAREARKAQTPHERAGDTFLGFLKNELLKIPENVWSNYTIAAMTMPNNFSQPTLQQMGHMGQQQMGQAQMGLMGPPQLMPLTGPPHQHAHQPQSPMGPPLMSPPVMPYSQIQQRQATSTPSQQAYPAL